In Rhinatrema bivittatum chromosome 1, aRhiBiv1.1, whole genome shotgun sequence, a single genomic region encodes these proteins:
- the LOC115080167 gene encoding uncharacterized protein LOC115080167, producing the protein MADWIPDNVNLFHQTLNYLQVQSDHHWNVFNQQIHVMENVSALFNWTQIRLQIIYLTQQIQNVQTQLYIGHTPIWKTLFEHYVKTLIPYPLGWRPHPEQTTCSHLYCTGLIEWCHGSNTTTCKFMALPFHVWSPSGPVLVQLTFSGKWIFPDNRTFSLDNCIPLLSGHLACHFSVSRTKEDCTLQHSTSECALWILPADAQGFTVVAPQVICVYNFSFSGCIYNISVFSFSNVTYYLPAKDTLNISTTVNISIAFLQILLLDLWPLQRAINTSHQLQQILTRLNKSMDIVSLRTLFVADQLHSLTQKIAEPTTSGGTSLQVIPPQPRER; encoded by the coding sequence ATGGCGGATTGGATACCGGACAACGTAAATCTCTTTCACCAAACGCTAAATTATTTGCAAGTACAGTCTGACCACCATTGGAACGTGTTTAATCAGCAGATCCACGTGATGGAGAATGTCTCTGCCTTGTTTAATTGGACTCAGATCCGATTGCAAATAATTTACCTTACTCAACAAATCCAAAATGTCCAAACCCAATTATATATCGGACATACTCCTATCTGGAAAACGCTATTTGAGCATTATGTCAAAACTTTGATCCCTTATCCTCTTGGATGGAGACCACATCCGGAGCAAACCACATGTAGCCATTTATATTGCACTGGGTTAATTGAATGGTGTCATGGAAGCAACACcaccacatgtaaattcatggCACTTCCGTTCCATGTGTGGTCCCCGTCAGGACCTGTCTTAGTCCAGCTGACTTTTTCCGGTAAATGGATCTTTCCCGATAACAGAACTTTTTCTTTGGACAACTGCATTCCGCTTTTATCAGGACATCTTGCTTGTCACTTCTCAGTATCTCGTACCAAGGAAGATTGTACTTTACAACACTCTACGAGTGAATGCGCCTTATGGATATTACCAGCAGATGCGCAAGGGTTCACTGTGGTCGCGCCCCAAGTAATTTGtgtttataatttttcttttagcGGCTGTATTTATAACATATCGGTCTTTTCATTTAGTAATGTCACTTATTACCTGCCCGCTAAAGATACATTAAATATTTCCACGACTGTTAACATATCAATTGCATTTTTACAGATCCTCCTTCTAGACTTATGGCCTTTGCAGAGAGCCATTAACACCTCTCATCAATTACAACAAATATTGACTCGATTGAATAAGTCTATGGACATTGTATCACTTAGAACTTTATTTGTGGCCGATCAACTTCATTCTTTGACTCAAAAAATTGCTGAACCCACCACTTCTGGTGGGACATCTTTACAGGTCATTCCTCCACAGCCCAGAGAACGTTAA